One genomic region from Terasakiella sp. SH-1 encodes:
- a CDS encoding amino acid-binding protein: MTSTVLVSVFCPDQTGLVASITGNLFDLGANLAATTFTALGTGAEFTAVAELPEDVSIDDIQNDLEKIDVLNGAQISITPFTLEPNQGPHGRITHRITVSGGDRPGLIARLCEVFVQFKANIVRMNAERLVSGTQDQYIIRFSVCLDDDKADKCLATIGNTAGELKLDYHWEGA; the protein is encoded by the coding sequence ATGACCTCTACTGTCCTCGTTTCCGTTTTTTGCCCTGATCAGACAGGCTTGGTCGCTTCAATTACCGGCAATTTATTCGACCTTGGTGCAAATCTGGCGGCGACCACATTCACCGCCCTTGGAACTGGCGCTGAATTCACCGCTGTTGCCGAACTACCTGAAGACGTCAGCATTGATGATATCCAAAATGATTTAGAAAAAATTGACGTATTGAATGGGGCGCAAATTTCCATCACACCATTTACGCTGGAACCGAATCAAGGCCCACACGGGCGTATTACTCACCGAATCACCGTATCTGGTGGTGATCGCCCCGGCCTGATTGCCCGTCTGTGTGAAGTTTTTGTCCAGTTCAAAGCCAACATCGTTCGCATGAATGCTGAAAGGCTAGTCAGCGGCACTCAGGATCAATATATCATTCGCTTTTCCGTCTGCCTTGATGACGACAAAGCGGATAAATGTTTGGCAACAATTGGCAATACAGCAGGCGAGCTTAAACTCGATTACCATTGGGAAGGTGCATGA